The following DNA comes from Gadus macrocephalus chromosome 5, ASM3116895v1.
TAACGGGAGATAACAAGACGTCAATCAATTTAACTATTTGTGTCCCCAAGATTACTGCATCCTTGTGTTATCTTctgcgctgtgattggttgttagGACATCCTAATATACGAgtaccagtgtttcccacacattgacgagactatggcgccccgccatagtctaatttcggccaccatagtctctgcgtgcacatgaattattattattatcataatttttttttgtttttttttgctcagacgaAGTTCGTGTCACTCTCATTGGGATTGCATGAGAGCAGAGGCGCTGcatcccattaggcataccaggcaattgcctGGGGccgcaattgcttggggccccgggccactactaggggGCCCCCtagagccaaaaaaaaaaaaaaaaaaacgatcaacaatcgctccataccacccccctcccccgtcaacaatcgctccataccccccccccccccccatagtctccaaaatttctgtgggaaacactgcgaGTACCTTGGCAAGATAGAGGTAAGTATCGACCGCCTCATGGTGATTGAGTGCAGATCTGAACTGTTTCTCTGACTCGCGATGCAAACCAAGTCTGAAAGAACAATGCACAAAAGATTTTGATGTTTACTTTTTAATTGAATAGCAGCTTCTGATAATACACCTTAAATGTGATCTGCAATATAATCTTGAAATATTCTGTGATAGTAACATGTTTTTAATACTGACCTGTAGTAGCATTTCCCCAGCTGAACCTTCCACCACCAGTCTTTGAACTGAGCATGCTCAGTAGCCTGAGCAGCCAAATCTAAAGCCTGGGTACAGAAAACAGGTCCTGAAGCATGTGGAAGGTACATGTGCTGCGGTACATTGGTATGAAATTAATACTCAAGCCAATAACTGTCCTTCAACTTACATTTTTCACATCATTTTCATGATGAAAGATGTACTCAAAGAGAGTCTAGAAGACAAATAGAcacattgatttgaaaatgttagACTTACGATTGTATTATTAATAAAGTTAAATTACAAAACTATTCATAGTCTTACCTTGGATAAATTGGGCTTTTGGGAATACTTGGAGAAATTGAGTCTTGATAAATGTATAAATGGTCCCTCTGGATTAGTTAACATGGACGCCTGGgtgaacacaacaacacaacaaaataagaataaaatacacAACACTGAACATCACATATCTATCCGATATGTACGTTGAGGGCTggctgcgtgtgcatgtgtgaatgtctgcatgcgtgtggtgTGCAACATAAAGAGCCTTGCTGTAGacatgggggggcggggcggggggggggggggggggtttagaagTGGGGATGGCGTTAGATTATCTTTTATCCAGGGAAGTAAATGTGATAATGATACTATTATGACTATGAAGAAGCAATAAAGTCATTATATGGGAAACAATACATTCTGCACAATTAACTCTCAGTGCATTCAATGTGCTACGTCTTCCTGCAGACGCACACAAGCTAATGGCTGGATGTGGTTCTGGTTGGACATCTGTTTTCTCCTCATCAGGAATAATGCATTTGAACTCGCTCCCTTGGGGAAACCCCATTGTATTACCGTTCCCAGGCGAACAAATCTCCCGGAGGCGCTGGTGATGGGCCGGGCCGTGCTGGCCGTGCGTGGGGTCCTGATGGCCTGTTCCATGGTACCGGGTCTCCCTGACTGGGTACTGGGTCTTACGAACCCTGTAATGGGGCGTCCCGACTGCGTCATGGGCCTTCAGGTGGAATGAACAAGGAAATACTAATATGACAAGCTGTTGCTTTGAATGAGTTCACCATGCTTGGCTTTAAGTGTTGAACTGATGGATCTACTCTCTGCCTGGGGTACCTGACAGCGGGAGTGGGTCCAGCACCATGACTGGTTCCTGGGAGTCTCAGAGATGTCCCAGGTCCTGGAAATGAGTAGAATAAGTAATTGTATATTCTCAATTAAGCTGACATAAAGCATTATTTTGGGCAGTGTGAATAATGAAACACTGGTTCTCTGATGCCCCATCGCCCCACACAggatcaaaccagcaacccttcGTAACAGCTTAGCCAAAGGACTCAGTGCAGCCATTGGGGCCAGCAGCAGTTGAATGCTCTCAAGGCATTGGGGGTGGGGTTCACCTTAGAGGACTCTCTTCACTCCATTCCCCTGCGGAGCTACTTACGAGCAACCTGGGCGATGGAGCTCTCATCCAGCATCATCTCAGCGATTCCTTCCTGGTCCACCTCGATCTCGTCTATGTACACCATCTCTGTCAGGGCTCGCGTCTTCAGACTCCACGCAGCCTgatgcaagcgcacacacacacacacacacacacacacacacacacacacacacacacacacacacacacacacagtttttgtAAATCCCAGTGGAGGAGAACAACCTGACAAGAACTACGTACTTAGCTATTTCTCCATGACACGATACGGCTGatcatattttttattagaCTACATTTATTTGCAAGACTAGGGGATGGGAGAGTCACACTCGTCACTCGTTACTACAACATGTACTCGGTTTGCAGGGGGACTGCATATATATTGCCGTATCCAGTGTTAAAAGTGCAGGAAGACAAAGGATTGAGGTTACCTCAGAAATAAGCATTGAGGAGCCAGCGTCCTTAAGAGAGCATGATTGAGTTAACAAGATAGCATATGTGTTGAGATCAGATTGTAAAACATTAAGAGGGGAGCAACAAACATCAGAGAAAGAAATGTTGCAATGTAAAAATGCAAATAAAGAGATAGGCGCTTTAAGGTTAAGGAGAAGAGAAGGTTAAGGATTCGTACGAGTCCAACAGAGTTGATCAGGATTATGTTTACCTCGATACCAAGTAAACCGATCCAGATCCAGATCGCTAGCATGCTAGGCGACTTAGCTAACTACTTTACACCACATTACCTGATCATAGGGACTGTCCTCTAATATTTTCGAACAAATATCAGAGCATTGTTGAAATTTTCTTCTCCGGAAGTAGCTCCACGCCAGAAATAACGGATCCATTGTCACTTCCATGgtttaagtaaaaggaaaaagagaaaatCCCTTGGAGTTTCAACAGAGAGCTTTCAGGCTAACCATGGATGAACTGCTAAAGCTTTTTCCTGTTGCTCGGCAACGGACAGGGGCGGGGCTTCATTGGCCCTCCTTCAGTTTACTGTCGTAGTTTCCCCTTTATTCTTTAAAGTTTTAAACCATGATGCATTACATATTACATTATTACCTATTGCCCCCAGTCTATCGCAGTATTTCCctaaaacaatttaaaaaaaaatgatgtcaCTATACTATATGTATTGGAAGAAAACGTTCCAACCAATTAAAAAATtgctctattttatttatttattggtttatttcaGGGACAGTGCACACTAATCAACAGTCAAACTGTAAGTGAGCCAGAGTTAGCCCAAGAGGCTAGTTTACATCCGTGGTCCCCGGCCAGATATTCAAAAGGCAACCTGAAATTACAGAAATAAAATGCATGGTATAAACAAagattaaaaacaacaacataggtGACTCAGAAGATATAGTAGCACATAGTAGGAACGAATCGACAGACAATTTCAAACAGACAATAAAATATGCAGACAATAAAACATAGCCTAGCCTACATAAAACATCATAGGAAAGTGCAGTAGATTAGAGCAGAACACATACAATGAAAGCACTCTATGTTCGTATCTCTAACCATTTATAATATGCAGGGTACATTAACGGCAATAATTgactttattttaattatatttcGCCTGTGATTCATTCACAACCCGCTAACTAATGATGAGTTACGTTAACGGGTTTTTGACGAAGTGTTCTATATAGAAAACGGTGACTCAGAAAGCCTCGCACGCGAACCCCAAACCCTTGTACTCGGCGAGCCTGTGCGTCTTGAATTCTCCTTCTAGGATGAGGACGGACCTGATAGGCTCGGCCCCTGATCTCGCATCGATGTGGGCGGGGCTTGTGGATAACACTAAAGCTCCATCTTTGTGGGATTTGACAAGAGCTTTGACCTATGTCGGAGAGCGCTGCAATGCCGGAGCCAAAGTATGATGAGTAGACCTACCATCCCAAAACATCTAAAACAGCTTATTCCGAAGGAAAAACAGGAAccttaaaaagaaaataaattaggaTAGCCTTCTATCAAAGCACATGAAACATCAAATAATTCATTGTGGCAACGCTCTTGACTGGACATCCAACGGAACTAATGGGACTCATACTGGCTTAAAGAACCATCCTTTCTGGTGAATGACCCTGTCTCCTGCACAAGCCGCTAGCACCAGAGACACGGAAGTACGGACATGGCTGACAGGACCGCTCCGAACTGCCACCTGAGACTGGAGTGGGTCTACGGGTACCGGGGACACCAGTGTCGCAACAACCTGTACTACACGGCGGCCAAGGAGATCGTGTATTTCGTCGCCGGCGTGGGAGTTGTGTACAACACGCGGGAGCACAAGCAGAAATTCTACTTGGGACACAACGATGACATAATCAGGTAGCGTTTTTACCACACTCCCATCACAACACTGACTGAATGCACGTCAATCCCTACGTTTCAGCACCAAGGACAGAGGCAGAAGACGAGCGTCATTGGGGCTGATGTTTCATCTTGCACATCCTCGTTTCACGTCTAATGTGTGTGCCTTGTCTGACGTGTATGGGTTGGGCGAACAAGTTGGGTAAAGAAAGTGTCTGATAAGTGGACAcgttacatgtgtgtttgtccttgaggttttctgtctctctggggTCCTTTTAACCCCGATTAAAGCAGCCATGGGAAACCTTAAACCAACTGGTCTAGAAATTTGCGAAGAACGTCTCACAGCAACTCGTGGTGGTGCACTACAAACTCAACTAGATCAAGTTAATCTCCTGTATACAAAGTTTATCCATTACATATTTCCTATTTAGACGATCattcttgtattttattttgccAGCAACTTAACTAAACCCACTATACGACCCATGTCTAACGCTTCAGTGCTTGTGTTGACATGCCTTTGGTTGGCCTGGAGATGACTAGAGTTATATACTGTGTCGCTAGTCAGCTGGCCTACGGCTCAATTATTAATTGAAGAGCGTGAACTCCACCCGTGTGCTCCCTAAGTTGAAATGCTTGATTGGAGCACATAATTGGTTAGC
Coding sequences within:
- the ttc8 gene encoding tetratricopeptide repeat protein 8 isoform X1, with protein sequence MEVTMDPLFLAWSYFRRRKFQQCSDICSKILEDSPYDQDAGSSMLISEAAWSLKTRALTEMVYIDEIEVDQEGIAEMMLDESSIAQVARPGTSLRLPGTSHGAGPTPAVRPMTQSGRPITGFVRPSTQSGRPGTMEQAIRTPRTASTARPITSASGRFVRLGTASMLTNPEGPFIHLSRLNFSKYSQKPNLSKTLFEYIFHHENDVKNALDLAAQATEHAQFKDWWWKVQLGKCYYRLGLHRESEKQFRSALNHHEAVDTYLYLAKVYQRIDQPITALNLFKQGLDRFPGEVTLLTGIARIHEEMNNIPSATEYYKDVLKQDNTHVEAIACIGSNHFYTDQPEVALRFYRRLLQMGVYNCQLYNNLGLCCFYAQQYDMTLSSFERALALAANDEEQADVWYNIGHVAVGIADLTLAYQCFKLSLAFNNDHAEAYNNLAVLELRKGRVEQSKAFLQTAASLAPHMYEPHFNLATLSEKIGDLQSSYTAAQKSEDDFPEHVDTQQLLRDLRQHFAVL
- the ttc8 gene encoding tetratricopeptide repeat protein 8 isoform X2, whose amino-acid sequence is MEVTMDPLFLAWSYFRRRKFQQCSDICSKILEDSPYDQAAWSLKTRALTEMVYIDEIEVDQEGIAEMMLDESSIAQVARPGTSLRLPGTSHGAGPTPAVRPMTQSGRPITGFVRPSTQSGRPGTMEQAIRTPRTASTARPITSASGRFVRLGTASMLTNPEGPFIHLSRLNFSKYSQKPNLSKTLFEYIFHHENDVKNALDLAAQATEHAQFKDWWWKVQLGKCYYRLGLHRESEKQFRSALNHHEAVDTYLYLAKVYQRIDQPITALNLFKQGLDRFPGEVTLLTGIARIHEEMNNIPSATEYYKDVLKQDNTHVEAIACIGSNHFYTDQPEVALRFYRRLLQMGVYNCQLYNNLGLCCFYAQQYDMTLSSFERALALAANDEEQADVWYNIGHVAVGIADLTLAYQCFKLSLAFNNDHAEAYNNLAVLELRKGRVEQSKAFLQTAASLAPHMYEPHFNLATLSEKIGDLQSSYTAAQKSEDDFPEHVDTQQLLRDLRQHFAVL